A stretch of the Lonchura striata isolate bLonStr1 chromosome 17, bLonStr1.mat, whole genome shotgun sequence genome encodes the following:
- the DYNLRB1 gene encoding dynein light chain roadblock-type 1 → MAEVEETLKRIQSQKGVQGIIVVNSEGIPIKSTIDNSTTIQYAGLMHSFIMKARSTVRDIDPQNDLTFLRIRSKKNEIMVAPDKDYFLIVIQNPTE, encoded by the exons ATG gctgaggtggaGGAAACACTGAAGCGAATCCAGAGCCAGAAGGGAGTGCAGGGAATCATCGTGGTTAATTCGGAAG GTATTCCCATCAAGAGCACCATAGACAACTCCACCACCATTCAGTACGCTGGCCTCATGCACAGCTTCATCATGAAGGCCAGGAGTACCGTGCGGGACATCGATCCCCAGAACGACCTCACGTTCCTGCGGATCCGctccaagaaaaatgaaatcatGGTCGCTCCAG atAAAGACTATTTCCTGATTGTCATCCAGAATCCAACTGAATGA